A window of Eretmochelys imbricata isolate rEreImb1 chromosome 25, rEreImb1.hap1, whole genome shotgun sequence contains these coding sequences:
- the LOC144257499 gene encoding insulin gene enhancer protein ISL-2-like, with protein MEGGPERAHFSGKEEQRAGQRVCVPGRGEGSQGARPACAGCGGKIRGPFLLRVAPDTEWHVGCLRCSCCRLSLAHSPTCFLRDGSVYCRADYLRLFSMRCAHCRETLLPSDLVLRARGAVYHQACFRCSHCQRRLLPGEQFALWQDGLYCSMHQWPGQEGAGPERPVSAWTKGHRSAMGSSVPGAQGGSGKLARVRTVLNEQQLQALSACYAANPRPDAGLKEQLVRLTGLSSRVIRVWFQNKRCKDKKRNLMSQRQLPPLSLQGAVGTRMVAASPQPQDEAYAWSPVEVQRGRSLWQLVSCTEEAGFSQLLRLMDPEQHSWVGSVLR; from the exons ATGGAAGGGGGGCCAGAGCGAGCCCACTTctctgggaaggaggagcagagggcaggACAGAGGGTCTGTGTGCCCGGCCGTGGGGAAGGCTCCCAGG GTGCCAGGCCGGCGTGCGCTGGCTGCGGGGGGAAGATCAGAGGCCCCTTCCTGCTCCGCGTGGCGCCCGACACAGAGTGGCACGTGGGCTGCCTCCGCTGCAGCTGCTGCCGGCTCAGCCTGGCCCACAGCCCCACCTGCTTCCTGCGCGACGGCAGCGTTTACTGCCGAGCCGACTACCTCAG GCTGTTCTCCATGAGATGCGCCCACTGCCGGGAGACCTTGCTGCCCTCTGACCTGGTGTTGCGGGCACGAGGGGCTGTATACCACCAGGCCTGCTTCCGCTGCTCCCACTGCCAACGCCGGCTGCTGCCCGGCGAGCAGTTCGCTCTGTGGCAGGATGGGTTGTACTGCTCCATGCACCAGTGGCctgggcaggaaggggcggggccggagAGGCCAGTATCAGCATGGACCAAGGGGCACCGGTCAG cGATGGGCTCGAGCGTCCCCGGGGCCCAGGGCGGCTCAGGGAAGCTGGCCCGCGTCCGCACCGTCCTGAACgagcagcagctccaggcccTGAGCGCCTGCTATGCGGCCAACCCTCGCCCCGACGCCGGGCTGAAGGAGCAGCTGGTGCGGCTGACCGGCCTCAGCTCCCGCGTCATCCGGGTCTGGTTCCAGAACAAGCGCTGCAAGGACAAGAAGCGGAACCTCATGAGCCAGCGGCAGCTGCCACCCCTG AGCCTGCAGGGTGCCGTGGGGACCCGGATGGTGGCCGCCAGCCCGCAGCCCCAGGACGAGGCGTATGCGTGGAGCCCGGTGGAGGTTCAGAGGGGCAGGTCCTTGTGGCAGCTGGTGAGCTGCACCGAGGAGGCAGGTTTCTCCCAGCTGCTGCGGCTGATGGACCCCGAGCAGCACAGCTGGGTGGGCTCCGTTCTCCGCTAG